A section of the Jannaschia sp. S6380 genome encodes:
- a CDS encoding biotin/lipoate--protein ligase family protein: MPDFPPLMRGVAAEDPRAAAIAAARAGCDGGTIFWRAGGVLDMAVVFAPDVPLSRAVQMAPLCAVALRDALGATGPAELPIHLGWDGGILLNGAEAGRVRPIVPDPAVDAVPDWVVIHLTLHIFPDDGVGTALLLEGGGDVDPVALLEAWARHLMHRLSEWEDGPRALHAELTAASWEREAKDAAFLGLSEDLGRLRRNGDATILDPPTDLLELP; encoded by the coding sequence ATGCCTGACTTTCCGCCGCTGATGCGCGGCGTCGCGGCCGAAGATCCGCGCGCCGCGGCCATCGCCGCGGCGAGGGCGGGCTGCGACGGCGGCACGATCTTCTGGCGCGCGGGCGGGGTTCTGGACATGGCGGTCGTCTTCGCCCCCGACGTGCCGCTGTCGCGGGCCGTCCAGATGGCGCCGCTTTGCGCGGTGGCCCTGCGCGACGCGCTCGGCGCGACGGGGCCGGCGGAACTGCCGATCCACCTGGGCTGGGACGGGGGCATCCTCTTGAACGGGGCAGAGGCGGGACGCGTCCGCCCGATTGTGCCGGACCCGGCCGTCGACGCGGTGCCGGACTGGGTCGTGATCCACCTGACCTTGCATATCTTTCCCGATGACGGGGTCGGCACCGCGCTCCTGCTGGAAGGCGGCGGCGACGTCGATCCGGTCGCCCTGCTGGAGGCTTGGGCCCGCCACCTGATGCACCGGTTGTCCGAATGGGAGGACGGCCCCCGCGCCCTTCACGCCGAACTGACGGCCGCGAGTTGGGAGCGGGAGGCGAAGGACGCGGCCTTCCTGGGCCTGTCCGAGGATCTGGGCCGGTTGCGCCGCAACGGCGACGCGACCATTCTGGACCCGCCGACCGACCTGCTGGAGCTGCCATGA
- a CDS encoding Mrp/NBP35 family ATP-binding protein — protein sequence MSGPTREAVLAVLKGIEAPGGGDIVSAGLVRALSVEDGTARFVMEIAPAQATAMQPVRDAAEAAMAAMPGMTRATVLLTAHSDKAPPDLKPARPAAPTGPQPVAGVDRILAVASGKGGVGKSTLSANLAVALAAEGRRVGLLDADVYGPSQPRMLGVSGRPQSPDGKTILPLRNHGVTMMSMGLMTNEDQAVVWRGPMLMGALQQMMNQVQWGALDVLLVDLPPGTGDVQMTLGQKFAVYGAIVISTPQDVALLDARKGIDMFRQMGVPVVGMVENMSTHICSECGHEEHIFGHGGVAAEAEKLGVPLLAEIPLHLSIRVAADGGAPVVASKPGSPQAEAFRALARRLVADGHA from the coding sequence ATGAGCGGACCCACCCGCGAGGCGGTCCTTGCCGTCCTGAAGGGGATCGAGGCGCCCGGCGGCGGCGACATCGTGTCCGCCGGCCTCGTCCGCGCGCTGTCGGTCGAGGATGGCACCGCGCGCTTCGTGATGGAGATCGCGCCGGCCCAGGCCACCGCGATGCAGCCGGTGCGCGACGCGGCCGAAGCGGCGATGGCCGCGATGCCGGGCATGACCCGCGCGACCGTCCTGTTGACCGCGCATTCCGACAAGGCGCCGCCCGACCTGAAGCCCGCGCGCCCGGCTGCGCCGACGGGGCCGCAGCCCGTGGCCGGCGTCGACCGGATCCTGGCCGTCGCGTCGGGCAAGGGCGGCGTCGGCAAGTCCACGCTCTCGGCGAACCTGGCCGTGGCGCTCGCCGCCGAGGGGCGTCGCGTCGGCCTGCTGGATGCGGATGTCTACGGGCCGAGCCAGCCGCGCATGCTGGGCGTGTCGGGACGGCCGCAATCGCCCGACGGCAAGACCATCCTGCCGCTGCGCAATCACGGCGTCACGATGATGTCGATGGGCCTGATGACGAACGAGGATCAGGCCGTCGTCTGGCGCGGTCCGATGCTGATGGGCGCGCTGCAGCAGATGATGAACCAGGTGCAATGGGGCGCGCTCGACGTGCTGCTGGTGGATTTGCCGCCGGGCACGGGCGACGTGCAGATGACGCTTGGGCAGAAATTCGCCGTGTACGGCGCCATCGTCATCTCCACCCCGCAGGACGTCGCGCTTTTGGATGCGCGCAAGGGGATCGACATGTTCCGCCAGATGGGCGTGCCGGTCGTCGGCATGGTCGAGAACATGTCGACGCATATCTGCTCCGAATGCGGGCACGAGGAGCACATCTTCGGCCATGGCGGCGTCGCGGCGGAGGCCGAAAAGCTGGGCGTGCCGCTTCTGGCGGAGATCCCGCTGCACCTGTCGATCCGGGTGGCGGCGGATGGCGGGGCGCCCGTCGTCGCCTCGAAACCCGGCAGCCCGCAGGCCGAGGCTTTCCGCGCCCTGGCGCGGCGGCTGGTCGCGGATGGCCATGCCTGA
- a CDS encoding DUF6494 family protein has translation MSDDFNMSMRKFLKQVGVTSQQEIEKAARDSGKSGPFQAKVVLTVDGLDLEHVVTGTINGTPE, from the coding sequence ATGTCCGACGATTTCAACATGTCCATGCGCAAGTTCCTCAAGCAGGTCGGCGTGACCTCGCAGCAGGAGATCGAGAAGGCCGCCCGCGACAGCGGCAAGTCCGGCCCGTTCCAAGCGAAGGTCGTCCTGACCGTCGACGGGCTCGACCTCGAACATGTGGTCACCGGTACGATCAACGGCACGCCCGAATGA
- a CDS encoding 4Fe-4S binding protein → MGGHLVLCSCAGTQELDADALSQATGRACGRVHDALCLAAPEVVARAFAQPDTLMACAQEAPRLAALAAEGGVAPPMFTDIRDRAGWSDDGPATPKQTALLAEAALPAPAPRVLDVASQGLCLIVGPADRAMAAAARLKDALAVTVLLPEGSAAPETRAVDIVSGRIRRATGAFGGFDLTLDGLRQVDPAGRAIAFGPARDGAKTRCDVILDLTGGTPLFPAHHKREGYLRPDPGDRQAVADAILEASQMVGTFEKVLHVRVEPALCAHSRAEQTGCIRCLDLCPTGAILPAGEHVTVDPMVCAGCGACSATCPSGAIAYDAPPVDDVFRRIEVLARVFRGMGATPTLLVHDEYGREMIALSARHGRGLPAHAVPLELPALAAFGHAEAVAALGAGFARVDILPGPRTERGPLTAQVALANALAGHDLVRLPDAGEPDALEAATRDPVPACDRDPILPLGTRRQVTRVAATALQGGTPVLPLPAGAPYGAVLVDTEACTLCLSCVSLCPSGALLDNPDRPELRFQEDACLQCGLCANICPEDAIALRPQLDLSPAALSPRVLNAEEPALCVECGKAFGTAATVERIAGMLADKHAMFGGDKARMIRMCDTCRVDAMAHSENNPFASRPRPKTRSSDDYLN, encoded by the coding sequence ATGGGCGGACATCTGGTTCTTTGCAGTTGCGCGGGGACGCAGGAACTGGATGCGGACGCGCTGTCGCAGGCGACCGGCCGGGCCTGCGGGCGGGTGCATGACGCGCTGTGCCTGGCCGCGCCCGAGGTGGTCGCCCGCGCCTTCGCCCAGCCCGACACGCTGATGGCTTGCGCGCAGGAGGCGCCGCGCCTGGCGGCACTTGCGGCCGAGGGCGGCGTGGCGCCGCCGATGTTCACCGATATCCGCGACCGGGCCGGCTGGTCCGATGACGGCCCGGCGACGCCCAAGCAGACCGCGCTGCTGGCCGAGGCCGCGCTGCCCGCGCCGGCGCCCCGCGTGCTCGACGTGGCGTCCCAGGGATTGTGCCTGATCGTCGGTCCGGCGGACCGCGCGATGGCGGCGGCGGCGCGGCTGAAGGACGCGCTCGCCGTCACGGTGCTTCTGCCCGAAGGGTCGGCGGCGCCGGAGACGCGGGCGGTGGACATCGTGTCGGGCCGCATCCGACGCGCGACCGGCGCCTTCGGCGGGTTCGACCTGACGCTGGACGGCTTGCGGCAGGTCGATCCGGCCGGGCGCGCGATCGCCTTCGGGCCCGCGCGCGACGGGGCGAAGACGCGCTGCGACGTGATCCTGGATCTGACGGGCGGCACGCCGCTGTTTCCGGCGCATCACAAGCGCGAGGGCTATCTGCGTCCCGATCCCGGCGACCGCCAGGCCGTGGCCGACGCCATCCTCGAGGCCAGCCAGATGGTCGGTACGTTCGAGAAGGTGCTGCATGTCCGGGTCGAACCGGCCCTCTGCGCGCATTCGCGGGCCGAGCAGACGGGCTGCATCCGCTGCCTCGACCTCTGCCCGACCGGGGCGATCCTGCCGGCAGGCGAACATGTCACCGTCGATCCGATGGTCTGCGCCGGGTGCGGGGCCTGCTCGGCGACCTGCCCGTCGGGGGCCATCGCCTATGATGCGCCGCCGGTCGACGACGTCTTCCGCCGGATCGAGGTTCTGGCCCGCGTATTTCGCGGCATGGGCGCCACGCCGACCCTGCTGGTCCACGACGAATACGGGCGCGAGATGATCGCCCTGTCGGCGCGCCACGGGCGCGGCCTTCCCGCCCATGCCGTGCCGCTGGAACTGCCCGCCCTCGCCGCGTTCGGCCATGCCGAGGCGGTCGCGGCCCTGGGCGCGGGGTTCGCGCGGGTCGATATCCTGCCCGGCCCCCGGACCGAACGTGGGCCGCTGACCGCGCAGGTCGCGTTGGCTAATGCCCTGGCGGGGCACGATCTGGTCCGCCTGCCGGATGCGGGCGAGCCCGACGCGCTGGAGGCCGCGACCCGCGATCCGGTCCCGGCCTGCGACCGCGATCCGATCCTGCCGCTGGGCACGCGCCGCCAGGTCACGCGGGTCGCGGCGACGGCGCTGCAAGGCGGCACGCCCGTTCTGCCGCTGCCGGCGGGCGCGCCCTATGGCGCGGTGCTGGTCGATACCGAGGCCTGCACGCTGTGTCTGTCCTGCGTGTCGCTCTGCCCGTCGGGCGCGCTTCTGGACAACCCGGACCGGCCCGAATTGCGGTTCCAGGAGGATGCCTGCCTGCAATGCGGCCTCTGCGCCAATATCTGCCCCGAGGATGCGATCGCGCTGCGGCCGCAGCTCGACCTCAGCCCTGCCGCCCTGTCGCCCCGCGTCCTGAACGCGGAGGAGCCGGCGCTCTGCGTCGAATGCGGCAAGGCGTTCGGCACGGCCGCCACCGTCGAGCGGATTGCGGGCATGCTGGCCGACAAGCATGCGATGTTCGGGGGCGACAAGGCCCGCATGATCCGCATGTGCGACACCTGCCGGGTGGACGCGATGGCGCATTCCGAAAACAACCCCTTCGCGTCCCGCCCGCGCCCCAAGACGCGCAGCAGCGACGATTACCTCAACTGA
- a CDS encoding DUF3305 domain-containing protein yields MDETPKTATMPIGVLLRRSPGVTRWVAQVWTLAGIVPHAPPADWTPLRDDGTVAEFHAATLTLELHRKDTDSLIQNLTAQVPSVWVALRGAGRPEPVKVTASPFEASFHEIDAEDRVEKVAMPAGMVEWVEAFVALHHVDEPFVKRRRDKHREGAAQDGIGDARIAQGADVWRNPQSLRGRR; encoded by the coding sequence ATGGACGAGACGCCGAAGACCGCCACCATGCCCATCGGGGTGCTGCTCCGCCGCAGCCCCGGCGTCACCCGCTGGGTGGCGCAGGTCTGGACCCTGGCCGGAATCGTGCCACACGCCCCGCCCGCCGACTGGACGCCGCTCCGCGACGACGGAACGGTAGCCGAATTCCACGCCGCGACCCTGACGCTGGAGTTGCATCGCAAGGACACCGACAGCCTGATCCAGAACCTGACGGCGCAGGTGCCTTCGGTCTGGGTCGCACTGCGCGGGGCCGGACGGCCCGAACCGGTCAAGGTCACCGCCAGCCCGTTCGAGGCCAGCTTCCACGAGATCGACGCCGAGGATCGGGTCGAGAAGGTCGCGATGCCGGCGGGCATGGTCGAATGGGTGGAAGCGTTCGTGGCGCTGCACCATGTCGACGAACCCTTCGTGAAGCGCCGCCGCGACAAGCATCGCGAAGGGGCCGCGCAGGACGGGATCGGCGACGCGCGCATCGCGCAGGGCGCCGATGTCTGGCGCAATCCGCAATCGCTGCGTGGGCGGCGGTGA
- a CDS encoding DUF3306 domain-containing protein, translating into MSDFWARRKRAVEAAETAEARAREARAAEAEVAELADLPEAEILERLSLPDPDSVRSGDDVAAFLARAVPNHIRNRALRSLWRSNPILANLDGLNDYDGDFTGDGLNGGALRTSYEVGKGLAAHLRHLSEPNPAPDAEVVAEPEAPLGADVHDDAGEPISLARTPPAEDDRDTDGAAEEVAPAVVEALPRMRFTFEGD; encoded by the coding sequence GTGAGCGACTTCTGGGCCCGCCGCAAGCGCGCCGTCGAAGCGGCGGAGACCGCCGAGGCGCGGGCCCGGGAGGCGCGCGCGGCCGAAGCCGAGGTGGCCGAGCTGGCCGACCTGCCCGAGGCGGAAATCCTGGAGCGCCTGTCCCTGCCCGACCCCGACAGCGTTCGGTCGGGCGACGACGTCGCGGCGTTTCTGGCGCGCGCGGTGCCGAACCATATCCGCAACCGGGCACTGCGCAGCCTGTGGCGGTCGAACCCGATCCTAGCGAACCTGGACGGGCTGAACGACTACGACGGGGACTTTACCGGCGATGGCCTGAACGGCGGGGCGCTGCGCACTTCCTACGAGGTGGGCAAGGGGCTGGCCGCCCATCTCCGCCACCTGTCCGAACCGAACCCCGCACCCGATGCCGAGGTCGTGGCCGAGCCGGAAGCGCCCCTCGGTGCGGACGTGCATGATGACGCAGGGGAACCGATTTCTCTTGCCCGAACGCCCCCGGCAGAGGATGATCGCGATACGGACGGCGCGGCGGAGGAGGTCGCGCCCGCCGTGGTGGAGGCACTGCCCCGGATGCGCTTCACCTTCGAGGGAGACTGA
- a CDS encoding molecular chaperone TorD family protein codes for MNASAPAPAGQPAEEDRLRADLYNYLGLVLARPMDRMVLDQTAALSGDSTPLGRAIHDLAGVARQADPVSVRREYDALFIGLGRGELLPYASYYLTGFLNEKPLAALRADFTRLGLARAGGVFEPEDGIASLMEVMGAIIVGRFGAPVAMSRQREFWARHVGPWAGHFFADLTEAKGARLYAAVGRVGREFMDIEREAFRLAAA; via the coding sequence ATGAACGCCAGCGCCCCCGCACCCGCGGGCCAGCCAGCCGAGGAAGACCGCCTTCGCGCGGATCTCTACAATTATCTCGGGCTCGTGCTCGCGCGTCCGATGGACCGGATGGTGCTTGACCAGACGGCGGCGCTGTCGGGCGATTCCACGCCGCTGGGCCGGGCGATCCACGATCTGGCGGGGGTCGCGCGACAGGCCGATCCGGTTTCGGTCCGCCGCGAATACGACGCGCTCTTCATCGGTTTGGGGCGGGGCGAGTTGTTGCCCTATGCCAGCTACTACCTGACCGGGTTCCTGAACGAAAAGCCGCTCGCCGCACTGCGCGCCGATTTCACCCGGCTGGGCCTCGCCCGGGCCGGGGGCGTGTTCGAACCCGAGGACGGCATCGCCTCGCTGATGGAGGTGATGGGCGCGATCATCGTCGGCCGCTTCGGCGCGCCGGTGGCGATGTCGCGACAGCGCGAGTTCTGGGCCCGGCATGTCGGCCCTTGGGCGGGGCATTTCTTCGCCGACCTGACGGAGGCCAAGGGCGCGCGGCTTTACGCCGCCGTCGGCCGGGTGGGTCGGGAATTCATGGATATCGAACGCGAGGCGTTCCGGCTGGCGGCCGCCTGA
- a CDS encoding twin-arginine translocation signal domain-containing protein: protein MTDETQNEEVRQGRRGFLKMAAVAPAAAAATVAGTEGAEAATGPQKGLADTEQTRAYYASARF from the coding sequence ATGACCGACGAGACGCAGAACGAAGAGGTCCGGCAGGGGCGCCGGGGGTTCCTGAAGATGGCCGCCGTGGCGCCCGCCGCCGCGGCCGCGACCGTCGCCGGCACCGAGGGGGCCGAGGCCGCCACCGGGCCGCAGAAGGGCCTGGCCGATACCGAGCAGACCCGCGCCTATTACGCCAGCGCACGTTTCTGA
- a CDS encoding formate dehydrogenase subunit alpha, which translates to MLRRKTTQAPAQGGIGLIDRAARTGVDRRAFLRGSGLAIGGLAAIGATGGTVARADMAEYAVADGVEKIRSVCTHCSVGCTVVAEVSNGVWFGQEPAYDSPFNLGAHCAKGAAVREHAHGERRLKYPMKKVAGAWERISWEQAIDEIGGQMLQIREESGPDSVYWLGSAKHNNEQAYLFRKMAAYWGTNNVDHQARICHSTTVAGVANTWGYGAMTNSYNDIHKSKAIFLIGGNPAEAHPVSLLHILKAKEENSAPLIVCDPRYTRTAAHADEFVRFRPGTDVALVWGILWHIFDNGWEDKEFIRTRVWGMDQIRDEVARWTPEEVERVTGAPGSQLRRVARTLAENRPGTVIWCMGGTQHTNGNNNTRAYCVLQLALGNMGTSGGGTNIFRGHDNVQGATDLGVLADTLPGYYGLSDGSWAHWARVWDEDLDWLRGNFATMVGQGADGADRMMMNETGIPVSRWIDGVLEEAENLDQPANTRAMVFWGHAPNSQTRMKEMKTAMEKLDLLVVVDPYPTLTAVMQDREDGVYLLPACTQFETRGSVTASNRSLQWRDRVVEPLFESLPDHTIMAMFADKFGFKDRLFRNIAIDGAEPNVEDITREFNRGMWTIGYTGQSPERLKMHMANQHTFDKTTLRANGGPADGDYYGLPWPSWGTPEMNHPGTANLYDMSLPVAEGGLTFRARFGVEKDGENLLAEGVASVGSEIQDGYPEFTMQMLQDLGWDGDLTQDERAMIEWVSGLRGARPGEEEVGETSQQGEIPSDYKEKVAGVNWKTDLSGGIQRVAIAHGCAPFGNAKARAVVWTFPDPVPLHREPLYTPRRDLLPQYATYEDKKFWRVPTRYASIQTEDFSKEFPIILTSGRLVEYEGGGDETRSNPWLAELQQEMFVEINPRDANDLGLRDGGDVWVEGPEAGKVLVKAMVTPRVGEGVAFMPFHFGGIFEGRDLRHKYPEGADPYVLGESTNTAQTYGYDSVTQMQETKSTLCKIYAA; encoded by the coding sequence ATGCTTCGCAGGAAAACCACGCAGGCCCCCGCCCAGGGCGGCATCGGCCTGATCGACCGCGCCGCGCGCACCGGCGTCGACCGCCGCGCCTTCCTTCGCGGGTCGGGCCTGGCCATCGGCGGCCTGGCCGCGATCGGTGCGACCGGCGGCACCGTCGCCCGCGCCGACATGGCCGAATACGCCGTCGCCGACGGGGTCGAGAAGATCCGGTCTGTCTGCACCCATTGCTCGGTCGGATGCACCGTCGTGGCGGAGGTGTCGAACGGCGTCTGGTTCGGGCAGGAGCCGGCCTACGACTCGCCCTTCAACCTGGGCGCGCATTGCGCCAAGGGCGCCGCCGTGCGCGAACACGCCCATGGCGAACGACGCCTGAAATACCCGATGAAGAAGGTCGCCGGCGCCTGGGAGCGGATCTCCTGGGAGCAGGCCATCGACGAGATCGGCGGCCAGATGCTGCAGATCCGCGAGGAGAGCGGCCCCGACAGCGTCTATTGGCTGGGCAGCGCCAAGCACAACAACGAGCAGGCCTATCTCTTCCGCAAGATGGCCGCCTATTGGGGCACCAACAACGTCGACCACCAGGCGCGCATCTGCCATTCGACCACCGTGGCCGGCGTGGCGAACACATGGGGCTACGGCGCCATGACCAACAGCTACAACGACATCCACAAGTCGAAGGCGATCTTCCTGATCGGCGGCAACCCGGCCGAGGCGCACCCCGTGTCGCTGCTGCACATCCTCAAGGCCAAGGAGGAGAACTCCGCCCCGCTGATCGTCTGCGACCCGCGCTACACGCGCACCGCGGCCCATGCCGACGAATTCGTGCGCTTCCGGCCCGGCACCGACGTCGCCCTCGTCTGGGGCATCCTGTGGCACATCTTCGACAATGGGTGGGAGGACAAGGAATTCATCCGCACCCGCGTCTGGGGCATGGATCAGATCCGCGACGAGGTCGCCCGCTGGACCCCCGAGGAGGTCGAGCGCGTGACCGGCGCGCCCGGCAGCCAGCTGCGCCGCGTGGCCCGCACCCTGGCCGAGAACCGGCCCGGCACCGTCATCTGGTGCATGGGCGGCACCCAGCACACCAACGGCAACAACAACACCCGCGCCTATTGCGTGCTGCAACTGGCACTCGGCAACATGGGCACATCCGGGGGCGGCACCAACATCTTCCGCGGCCATGACAACGTGCAGGGCGCGACCGATCTGGGCGTGCTGGCCGACACGCTGCCGGGCTATTACGGCCTGTCCGACGGATCCTGGGCCCACTGGGCGCGGGTCTGGGACGAGGACCTCGACTGGCTGCGTGGCAATTTCGCGACCATGGTCGGGCAGGGCGCCGACGGCGCCGACCGGATGATGATGAACGAGACCGGCATCCCGGTCAGCCGCTGGATCGACGGCGTGCTGGAGGAGGCCGAAAACCTGGACCAGCCCGCCAACACCCGCGCCATGGTGTTCTGGGGCCACGCCCCCAACAGCCAGACCCGGATGAAGGAAATGAAGACCGCGATGGAGAAGCTCGACCTTCTCGTGGTGGTCGATCCCTATCCGACGCTGACGGCCGTGATGCAGGACCGCGAGGACGGCGTCTATCTGCTACCGGCCTGCACCCAGTTCGAGACGCGCGGCTCGGTCACGGCGTCCAACCGTTCGCTGCAATGGCGCGACCGCGTGGTCGAGCCCCTGTTCGAGAGCTTGCCGGACCATACCATCATGGCGATGTTCGCCGACAAGTTCGGCTTCAAGGATCGCCTGTTCCGCAACATCGCCATCGACGGCGCCGAGCCGAACGTCGAGGATATCACCCGCGAGTTCAATCGCGGCATGTGGACGATCGGCTATACCGGCCAGTCGCCCGAGCGCCTCAAGATGCACATGGCCAACCAGCATACGTTCGACAAGACGACGCTGCGCGCCAATGGCGGGCCGGCGGATGGCGACTATTACGGTCTGCCCTGGCCGTCCTGGGGCACGCCCGAGATGAACCATCCGGGCACCGCCAACCTCTATGACATGTCGCTGCCGGTGGCCGAGGGCGGCCTGACCTTCCGCGCCCGCTTCGGGGTGGAAAAGGACGGCGAGAACCTTCTTGCCGAGGGCGTGGCGAGCGTCGGGTCGGAGATCCAGGACGGCTATCCCGAGTTCACCATGCAGATGCTGCAGGACCTGGGCTGGGACGGCGACCTGACGCAGGACGAACGCGCGATGATCGAGTGGGTCTCGGGCCTGCGCGGCGCGCGGCCCGGCGAGGAAGAGGTCGGCGAGACGTCGCAGCAGGGCGAGATCCCCTCCGACTACAAGGAGAAGGTCGCCGGCGTGAACTGGAAGACCGACCTCTCGGGCGGCATCCAGCGGGTGGCCATCGCCCATGGCTGCGCCCCCTTCGGCAACGCCAAGGCGCGGGCCGTGGTCTGGACCTTCCCCGACCCCGTGCCGCTCCACCGCGAGCCGCTCTATACGCCGCGGCGCGACCTGCTGCCGCAATATGCAACCTACGAGGACAAGAAGTTCTGGCGGGTTCCGACGCGCTATGCCTCGATCCAGACCGAGGATTTCAGCAAGGAATTCCCGATCATCCTGACCTCCGGCCGCCTGGTCGAATACGAGGGCGGCGGCGACGAGACGCGGTCGAACCCCTGGCTTGCCGAGCTGCAGCAGGAGATGTTCGTCGAGATCAACCCGCGCGACGCCAACGATCTGGGCCTGCGCGACGGCGGCGATGTCTGGGTCGAGGGGCCCGAGGCCGGCAAGGTTCTGGTCAAGGCGATGGTGACGCCCCGCGTGGGCGAAGGCGTGGCCTTCATGCCCTTCCACTTCGGCGGCATCTTCGAGGGGCGCGACCTGCGCCACAAGTATCCCGAGGGGGCCGATCCCTACGTCCTGGGCGAATCCACCAACACGGCGCAGACCTACGGCTACGACTCGGTGACCCAGATGCAGGAAACCAAGTCCACCCTGTGCAAGATCTACGCGGCGTAA
- the fdh3B gene encoding formate dehydrogenase FDH3 subunit beta: MARAKFLVDAERCIECNACVTACKNEHEVPWGINRRKVVTIQDGQPGERSISVACMHCSDAPCMAVCPTDCFYQTDDGVVLHSKDLCIGCGYCFYACPFGAPQFPTAGNFGSRGKMDKCTFCAGGPETDFSEAEFTKYGRNRIAEGKLPICAEMCATKALLAGDAAEVSDIYRERVVARGFGSGAWGWSTAYGAQGNL; this comes from the coding sequence ATGGCAAGAGCGAAGTTCCTCGTCGACGCCGAGCGCTGCATCGAATGCAACGCCTGCGTCACCGCCTGCAAGAACGAGCACGAGGTCCCCTGGGGCATCAACCGCCGCAAGGTGGTCACGATCCAGGACGGCCAACCGGGCGAGCGTTCGATCTCGGTCGCGTGCATGCACTGCTCGGACGCGCCCTGCATGGCGGTCTGTCCGACCGATTGCTTCTATCAGACCGATGACGGCGTGGTGCTGCATTCCAAGGATCTGTGCATCGGCTGCGGCTACTGCTTCTACGCCTGCCCGTTCGGTGCGCCGCAATTCCCGACCGCCGGCAATTTCGGCAGCCGCGGCAAGATGGACAAATGCACCTTCTGCGCCGGCGGGCCGGAGACCGACTTCTCGGAGGCCGAGTTCACCAAGTATGGCCGCAACCGCATCGCCGAAGGCAAGCTGCCGATCTGCGCCGAGATGTGCGCGACCAAGGCGCTGCTCGCGGGCGACGCGGCCGAGGTTTCGGACATCTACCGCGAACGCGTGGTGGCCCGCGGCTTCGGCTCGGGCGCCTGGGGATGGTCCACCGCCTACGGGGCGCAGGGCAACCTCTGA
- a CDS encoding formate dehydrogenase subunit gamma produces the protein MFRAILVFLTLTLPALAQDAASPDGPLVIDRSTTGGATTLEEILARQEALRAGEEPPPVDDAYRRTNIGGPGRPTDAPLGGLGGASDADLWRGIRFDTAPTTTQQRGPAATTLIQTGGMDWLTFRAGPLRTWGGGLLLGTLFALALFYLLRGRIRIHGPRTGRKLLRFRTYERFAHWLLAGSFIALAITGLLVLFGRVAFIPIFGHAAWAPVALASKWVHNNVGWAFMVALVAIFVMWVIQNLPDRTDLKWLARGGGLFGGGHVPAKKFNAGQKLIFWSVILGGASLSASGLSLLFPFEMPMFAGTFEVLNGTGVSQALGLGTLETDLTPQEEMQYAQLWHGIVAFGLTAVILAHIYLGSLGMEGAYDAMGDGEVEEQWAREHHSIWAEAAIAERDGRPATDTVAPDATPAE, from the coding sequence ATGTTTCGCGCGATTCTCGTGTTCCTCACGCTGACGCTCCCGGCCCTCGCGCAGGACGCCGCGTCACCCGACGGCCCGCTGGTCATCGACCGCAGCACCACCGGCGGCGCCACCACGCTGGAGGAAATCCTGGCCCGGCAGGAGGCCCTGCGCGCCGGAGAGGAACCGCCCCCCGTCGATGACGCCTACCGGCGGACGAATATCGGGGGCCCGGGTCGCCCCACGGACGCGCCGCTGGGTGGCCTGGGCGGAGCGTCGGATGCGGACCTCTGGCGTGGAATCCGGTTCGACACCGCGCCCACCACGACGCAGCAGCGCGGCCCGGCGGCCACGACCCTGATCCAGACCGGCGGGATGGACTGGCTGACCTTCCGCGCCGGCCCCCTGCGGACCTGGGGCGGCGGGCTGCTTCTGGGGACGCTGTTTGCACTGGCCCTGTTCTATCTGCTGCGCGGGCGGATCCGGATCCACGGGCCGCGCACGGGCCGCAAGCTGCTGCGCTTCCGAACCTATGAGAGATTCGCCCACTGGCTCCTGGCCGGCAGCTTCATCGCGCTGGCGATCACCGGACTGCTGGTCCTGTTCGGCCGCGTGGCCTTCATTCCGATCTTCGGGCATGCGGCCTGGGCGCCGGTCGCGCTGGCATCGAAATGGGTGCACAACAATGTCGGCTGGGCCTTCATGGTGGCGCTGGTCGCGATCTTCGTGATGTGGGTCATCCAGAACCTGCCCGACCGGACCGACCTGAAATGGCTGGCCCGCGGCGGCGGCCTGTTCGGGGGCGGACACGTGCCGGCCAAGAAGTTCAATGCCGGGCAGAAGCTGATCTTCTGGTCGGTCATCCTGGGCGGGGCGTCGCTCTCGGCCTCGGGGTTGTCGCTGCTGTTCCCGTTCGAGATGCCGATGTTCGCCGGCACCTTCGAGGTGCTGAACGGGACGGGCGTCTCGCAGGCCCTGGGTCTCGGAACGCTGGAGACAGACCTCACACCACAGGAGGAGATGCAATACGCGCAGCTCTGGCACGGGATCGTCGCCTTCGGCCTGACGGCCGTGATCCTCGCGCATATCTATCTCGGCTCGCTCGGGATGGAGGGGGCATATGACGCGATGGGCGACGGCGAGGTGGAAGAGCAATGGGCGCGCGAGCACCACTCCATCTGGGCCGAGGCCGCGATCGCCGAACGCGACGGACGACCGGCGACCGACACCGTCGCCCCCGACGCCACACCGGCGGAGTGA